DNA sequence from the Anaerohalosphaeraceae bacterium genome:
TACAGTGTACCGGATGAGTATGCCGGAAAAAAAGTTCGCTGCAAGCAATGTCAGACTGTCAACACCATTCCAGCTGCGGCGGCGACTTCATCCGCCGGAGCGAAGAAGGACTGTGCAGACAGCATTGCGGCCTACAACAATCTGCTGAATGAGCTGCTTAGATACGAGAAACAGGCCCCAAAGGTTGAAATTGAATCTTAATCGGTTCAACGGCTGAAAGAGCGGCGGAACCGGTGGGGTTTTCTATTTGCTTTTTCTCTGCATTTCGCTGTTTTTACCATCTTTTTTAGTCTATCATTGAGGGAAGTTTCGTGCGGATACCCCGTTTTTTTTGTCGGGATTTATCCTCTTCAACGGTGCAGCTGGACCCTTCGGAATCGCATCATTTGGCGCATGTTCTCCGGATCAAGATGGGGGAGACGGTTGAGGTTTTTGACGGCAGGGGGCGACTGGCTTCCGCCCGAGTTTCTTCGATTCAGAAGGACAAAGTTTCATTGATTCTAAGCGAAATTCACACCTTTCCGGCGCCTGCTTGGAACATTATTTTGGCCGTCAGTATGGCCAAAGCGAACCGTTTCGATTTTCTCGTGGAAAAGTGTACGGAATTGGGGGTGGATCATATCATAGCTGTCGTTTATGAACGAACTGTTAAGATGGGGAAAGAATCTACTCTGGCCCGTTATGAGAAGATTGCAGTATCCGCCGCCAAGCAGTCCGGCCGAGTTTTTCTGCCGCGATTGAGCGGTCCGTGGCCCCTTTCTAAGGCGATAGAACACATCCACATAGAATACCCTCAAGCCGCCTGGATTTACGGAGAACCTTCTTGTGAACCATCGCCCCAAAAGGGTTTGAAACACGCCGAGGACCTGTCCAGCGGGAAGGACATAGTCTGTCTGGTAGGACCGGAAGGCGGTTTTACGGAAGCGGAAAAGCAAATCCTGCAGACCTTAGGGGCTTGTTCCGTCCAAATCAATCCGAACGTTCTGCGAATCGAAACCGCTGCGATTGCGTTCGGAGCTCTTTCGGCTTACTTTCGGTCTTAACAGACTCTTTTTCTTTCCTCTTCTTTTTCCGTCCGGCTGCGGTTTTTCAGAACACGTCCGTTTGGTCATTTCGTATAAAAGAAGGGGGTGTTTAGAAATCCAAAGAAAGAGTCTGAGTATGAAGACCTCAAAAAAAGATATCTCGTCCAAATTAGCGGGTCTGCTTGTTCAAATTCACGAGGGCAAAAGCCGCTCTGTGCTTCGTCGAGAGGCCTGTCGTCTGCTGAGCCGTCTTCGCCCGCACGATATTGCCAAAGCGGAACATCGACTGCTGAAAAGCGGTTTTTCCGCAGAGCAGGTTCAGCAGCTTTGCGCGGCATTTGTCCTGATGGGGGTGATGGAAGCCGGCAAAGCGGATATCGTTCGCCGGCTGCCGGATACCCATGTGCTTCGCAAGGTCGCCGCCGAGCATGATTTGTTTCGGTGTTTTCTGGCGGAGCTGGAGGAAGTCGCCGAAGAGATTCTTCAGCAGAGTTCGCTTTCTCCGGCGAGCCCTGAGCTGATGCGGCTTTCCCACATTCTTGAACATCTCCAGGGAATGGCGGAACACATCGCCCGTGAAGATGATGTGATTTTCCCGATGCTGAAAAAACAGGGATGGGAATCTCTGTGCCGTTCTGTGGAAAAAGAACATCTATATCTTCAGATTGCGATTGAAGACCTGCTGAAGCTTCGAATGGCTTTTCAGAATATGTCGTTTGGGGTTTTCAAGAACCAGCTGGCTTCCCTGGTGCGGTATATCGGCCCGGCCATGCGGGAGCATTTATTCCGGGAGGAATATGTTCTGTTTGCGCTGGCCCTGACCGCGTCGGGAGATTCGTCCGTGTGGGAGT
Encoded proteins:
- a CDS encoding RsmE family RNA methyltransferase, yielding MQLDPSESHHLAHVLRIKMGETVEVFDGRGRLASARVSSIQKDKVSLILSEIHTFPAPAWNIILAVSMAKANRFDFLVEKCTELGVDHIIAVVYERTVKMGKESTLARYEKIAVSAAKQSGRVFLPRLSGPWPLSKAIEHIHIEYPQAAWIYGEPSCEPSPQKGLKHAEDLSSGKDIVCLVGPEGGFTEAEKQILQTLGACSVQINPNVLRIETAAIAFGALSAYFRS
- a CDS encoding DUF438 domain-containing protein; this encodes MKTSKKDISSKLAGLLVQIHEGKSRSVLRREACRLLSRLRPHDIAKAEHRLLKSGFSAEQVQQLCAAFVLMGVMEAGKADIVRRLPDTHVLRKVAAEHDLFRCFLAELEEVAEEILQQSSLSPASPELMRLSHILEHLQGMAEHIAREDDVIFPMLKKQGWESLCRSVEKEHLYLQIAIEDLLKLRMAFQNMSFGVFKNQLASLVRYIGPAMREHLFREEYVLFALALTASGDSSVWESIKTVCRDIDYCGVHL